DNA from Rhipicephalus microplus isolate Deutch F79 chromosome 5, USDA_Rmic, whole genome shotgun sequence:
GTTCAATGAAGTAACTTGCAGTGACGACCAAGCTGCACTTAATTTTAACCTTCAAAATATCGTATCCTGGTGTAGAAAATGGAATATGGAATTAAATGCAGAAAAGTTTGTCTATATATAGACAAACTTTTCTGCATTTAATTCCATATTCCATTTTCTACACCAGGATAAGAtatgaaaatcaccaaaaagcTTAAAAAGTTATCCTTTCCACATAATATCGCTTCCAAAGCCCTAATTGAAGTTAATCAATATAAGTACTTAGGTGTTACTATTACTAACAATTTATCCTGGAATACGCATATCTCTAACATCTGCAAGTCGTCTTTCCGTAAGCTCTGCTTTTTGAGGCATAAATTAAAACAGGCTCCCCACAACACTCGTCTAACAGCTCGCTAATCcgtccaaaattagaatatgcatgtaCTGTGTGGGACCCTTACACCAAACGTAACACTGACGCATTAGAAATGATACAACGCAAAGCAATAAGATTCATTTTCTCCAAATACCGTTCAACTGATTCCCCATCAACCCTAATGCTAACTAATAGCATTCCAACTTTACAACTACGGCGTAAAATTCGCAGACTAAAATTTATGTTCTTGCTGAAAAATAACCGTTTATCCTTTAACCCGCAGCCTTTCATAACTCCGCTCGAAGCACGCCGGACAAGGCATCGCCACGCTGAGTCCCTAACGCCTTATAGCACTAAAACCAACgtatttaagtattcattttttccgcgtacaataacagactggaacaacttgcctTGTGAACAGCTGTCCAATATTGACGCTATTGTTCAGTTAAGATGTTAAGTTTTTTATGCTTTGTATATGCCTTGTGTATACCTTTTTGTTCTTGCCTTGTATATGCTTTGCATATGCTTAGTTTATATGCCAACTTTTGTATTGTTTCTTTTCCCGTTCCATACTTACCATGTTGTTTCCCTCTGGTTAATATAATGTGTACTTcccatgcccctcctgcttgggcccttacctgggcctgcagtatgtcataaataaaataaataaatgttcccTTGACCAACAAATTTTTTGCATCCTATACTGAAAAAATAAAACGAGCACACTTACGCGTATACTAGAAAAGAATGAAAATGCAATGAAGAAAAGAGAACGTGCCTGTTCATGATGACAATTTTCTATCTACAACCCGAGGACATCCTCGAGCTTAACAGCTCTGTTGAAAAAAATGTGGTTCTGTTTCTAGCTTTTACACTACTCCTTTATATGCCACTGCTGGTACGAGGAAGCTGCTTGAAAGATGTATACTTTCAGAAAGAGCGCACTTATGTGATATTACGAAGTGAATCTTTCTATTAAGAAGCGAGAGCCTATAGCAAAATACGAACTGCACGCGGGGTTTCTTTCACGAGAAAAGAATTCGTTTTTAAATTGTTTTCGACGTTTACCGTCGTCGCACAAGTATACCTTGTTGGTACGCTGTGACAGGTCAATGTGACAGCTATATACGTAGTCAGAAAACTATCGCGTCCATGTCCCCGATGAAAGGCTCGGTGAGAAAAGAACAGGAAAAATAGGCCGCGATACCCAGGCTTATCGAGAAAGGCAACGCGGGAAGCGGCTTCTGCAGATACACTAGCAGAGAGAGGGTGAGCAGGATGCCAACGATTATGGACACGTAGCAGGCGATCACCGTCAACGCGGTGCCGTGCCGCGACGCCTTGCCCACGAGCACGCTGTAGAAGATGAAGTCTCCTAGACCCATCTTCATGCCCCGGTCACCCGACATCTCGTCACTCAGCTCCGCCTGGCTCCTGATGACTCGGCGTCGATGGTGAGGTCTTCCATCGTGGGGACAGCGGTGGGAGAGGGCAGTCGGAGGCGTCGCCGATAACCCAGCGCCCTGCAGCGGTTGCCTGTCTACGGTGGCGCCCCCAGCGTCGTGGTAACTGACCGGCTGTATCAGGTGCAACCCTCCGCGGTCATCCCGGACGGCTGTGTCAGCGGCCGCAAGAGTCGGAGTCGACCTTTTGCCGTCCGTCGACTCGGCAGAAGCTCTGACGTTGAACTCGTTCCAGCATCCTTTCGTCTTATCGTTTGAATAGGGTGGATCCGTTGCTTCGTTTGGTACGCTTAACCATGTATCTTCGTACGAAACCGTCGACTCCTCGTTCACTTGGGAGGCTGAGCTTGCTCGCGCTTCATCCGCAGCCAACGCGAGCCCAGATTGAATAGAGGGCGCAggttggctcgcacgatcggcgTGCTTCGAAGTCATCTCTCcgctaaaagccgaattcccgaACGCCAGATCTGACTGTGGCAGCTCTTTATCCCTACCGCTAATAGCTTCGCAAGAGGAACGGATGCGCGTCAAGCTCACGGAGCTCCTCCTGATGGCGTAGCACCAGGCGGACGAAGTGGAGAAGACCAGCGCCGGGAAGAGGGGCTCGCCTCGCTCCTTGGCCGTCTCCAGCAGGATTCGAAGTGGGCCAAGGACGCAGAGCACCGCGAATATGTCCCAGGCCGAGACGAGCACCAGAAGAATCCACGACGTCCACTCCGGGAAGGACTCCTCCAGGGTGACAGCCAACAGCACGGATATGTAGACGAGGTAGCCCTGCTTCATCAAGAATGGTCCATCGCGGTAGAGCGCTGTGATGCCGGTCGCGCCAACATTCCATATGACGAACGAGCAAGTGACGTAGTCCATTGGGGCGTTGAAATAGGTCGCAACTCGGCCCATGTAGTAGTAGCCCGTCAAGAAGAGAAGGGCGCCGCTGCCGCTTACCATCCATGCCTGCATACGAGCACAAAATCTCCATGTACTTGGAACGAGCGAATGACTACGCGTGGCCGCGTTGAGGCACGAAGAGAGGTGTCGCGAAGTTTTACGCTGCGTGCTCTATACGTTTCCCGTGCGTCAACGACTTCCGAAAACCGCATCTCTGCAATAGGTGTTAGCTGTTACAAACGTTCTTGTAAACTCCTGTACGACATGAGAAGCTATTCGCAAACGTCGGTTTTCTGCTAAACGTTTAAGTGGTGAGGAATCTAGTAATCACACCAGCGTTTGAGCTGTCCTACCCAGAGTGGTTTCAGGACTTCGGTGTAAATGAGTAACCTAGCTTTTTGTAAACATTGTACTTTCCACAGAGTATTCGAAGCATTCTGAGGCACGATGTTGATCGTTAGCGCTTGATAATGCATATGGGTGTGCGGGGATATAGAGCAAGTAGCCGCCCACACTGGTCGCTTAGAAGTAGGGGAAGTGCCAAGTCAGCCCTCTACATTCACTTAATAGAGAGGGTTGCTCTGCGActcggggaggggaggggggcgcATTGCCagctccatcatcatcatcatcaccatccccatcatcatcatcagcctgactacgtccactgcaggacaaaggcctctcccatgttccgccagttaactcggtcctgtgcttgctgctgccaatttatacccgcaaacttcttaatctaatctacccacctaaccttctgtctccccctaacccgcttgccttctctaggaattgttatgcctgcgagtccacagcgaacggccgtgcctctgaaaaaggcaatctgtgtcaaggccagccgcgaGCCTGCctgaccaacaccacctagaaggcctgacgcgatcaacaactcaacggcgtcagcacgccacggcgcctttctgtcggcgcctctctggcgcccacgtgcagtgagtcagcgcacgtgccagcgagcccgtcgagtaaacaacgggcgtcttcatgtctgggggtctgacgcattgcgcggcgaccccattggaggagtctgccctgacgaccagcggcgcttctggttggacatttgagttggacccggtgcatataaaagaagccctgcggcgcgtcgcgatgggcggtcctaggtgaaagctgacatgtgtgtcagagcggacccgtttgagagcacacctttgtgttagagagaagagctcggctcttcgagtctctgtcggccccagtgccgaatttgtaacgcctctttatatatgctgtacataaaccttgtttaactcaccgtcgtctcgtccgctcgtctatcagctctgcgcagaagcagtcgcgagctgagaaacctacgctaccaaacggctggtgaccctacctgcggagttcgaagcagtggcgccttcgggaccgcgttggcgtcgccgtctttcgaaacagtggttgcagcggtgagatttcgaggcgcccttcgtaacgtcgtcggaggcgcgcttcgcaacagaatccagttagttacccttaatgaccagcggttatcctgtctacatgctacatgcccggcccatgtccatttcctcttctttatttcaactatgctATTCTTAACTCCTGTTTGTCcccttatccactctgctctcttcttgtcttttaaggttacacctaccatttttctttccattgctcgctgcgtcgtcctcaatttaagctgaaccctctttgtaactTAGCTaccagccccatacattgacataatggGGCATGGGGGCGCGATGAC
Protein-coding regions in this window:
- the LOC142817489 gene encoding presenilin-1-like — protein: MSGSVEKAETPEAIGRRSPAATTPPLPVAEMDADDVRRLLLKLYDHLMRQVITLIAAVSICMLSVSVLTRMLRESRNENQQLGYWGFPDSAGAETVVLMYSFENAFSFLMMIVIVNCALVFLYKGGYYSVIQAWMVSGSGALLFLTGYYYMGRVATYFNAPMDYVTCSFVIWNVGATGITALYRDGPFLMKQGYLVYISVLLAVTLEESFPEWTSWILLVLVSAWDIFAVLCVLGPLRILLETAKERGEPLFPALVFSTSSAWCYAIRRSSVSLTRIRSSCEAISGRDKELPQSDLAFGNSAFSGEMTSKHADRASQPAPSIQSGLALAADEARASSASQVNEESTVSYEDTWLSVPNEATDPPYSNDKTKGCWNEFNVRASAESTDGKRSTPTLAAADTAVRDDRGGLHLIQPVSYHDAGGATVDRQPLQGAGLSATPPTALSHRCPHDGRPHHRRRVIRSQAELSDEMSGDRGMKMGLGDFIFYSVLVGKASRHGTALTVIACYVSIIVGILLTLSLLVYLQKPLPALPFSISLGIAAYFSCSFLTEPFIGDMDAIVF